A genomic segment from Planctomycetaceae bacterium encodes:
- the bioF gene encoding 8-amino-7-oxononanoate synthase gives MDVWLDMRKMLEDLAANNLLRRAVILDSAAGPRISVAGRTLLCLCSNDYLGLANDPAVRAAAQEALQRWGVGTGASRLVSGTTALHVQLEERLAAFKGVAGALVTSTGWMANHVAVHALAGPGDLVLCDKLNHASILDAARSSGATMRCYLHADLDRLEGLLKKHRGGHGRCLIATDSLFSMDGDLAPLAQLVELKVRYDAQLLVDEAHATGVIGPRGRGVAEALGVEEHVDATVGTLSKALGAMGGFVAGRAELIDTIRNTGRAYIYTTALPAMICAAAIAALDIVESQPQRRTTLLALGGQLRSGLAAMGIDTGQSASQICPVMIGSAARALTVSAGLMERGFFVVAIRPPTVPRGTSRLRISLSTAHSAQDVSGLIEAIGAVTAGSAVLP, from the coding sequence ATGGACGTCTGGCTGGATATGCGCAAGATGCTCGAGGATCTGGCGGCCAACAATCTGTTGCGCCGGGCGGTGATCCTCGACTCCGCGGCAGGACCCCGCATCAGCGTGGCGGGGCGGACGCTGCTGTGTCTGTGCAGCAACGACTATCTCGGACTGGCCAATGACCCGGCGGTTCGAGCGGCCGCCCAGGAGGCGCTGCAGCGATGGGGCGTGGGGACCGGCGCCAGCCGCCTGGTCAGCGGGACTACGGCGTTGCACGTGCAGCTTGAGGAGCGGCTGGCGGCATTCAAGGGCGTCGCGGGCGCCCTGGTGACCAGCACCGGATGGATGGCCAATCACGTCGCGGTGCATGCGCTAGCCGGACCGGGCGACCTGGTGCTGTGCGACAAGCTCAACCACGCCAGCATTCTCGACGCGGCCCGCTCGAGCGGGGCAACGATGCGATGCTATCTCCATGCGGACCTCGACCGCCTGGAAGGCCTTCTCAAGAAGCATCGCGGCGGGCACGGGCGGTGCCTCATCGCCACCGACTCGCTCTTCTCGATGGACGGCGACCTGGCCCCGCTGGCGCAGCTTGTCGAGCTCAAGGTCCGCTACGACGCGCAGCTTCTGGTTGACGAAGCCCACGCCACCGGCGTGATCGGCCCGCGCGGGCGCGGCGTTGCCGAGGCCCTGGGCGTCGAGGAGCACGTGGACGCCACCGTTGGAACGCTCAGCAAGGCCCTGGGCGCCATGGGCGGGTTCGTCGCCGGGCGCGCCGAGTTGATCGACACCATCCGCAACACCGGCCGCGCGTACATCTACACCACCGCCCTTCCGGCGATGATCTGTGCCGCGGCGATCGCGGCGCTGGACATCGTGGAGTCGCAGCCGCAGCGGCGGACGACGCTGCTGGCGCTGGGGGGGCAGCTTCGCTCGGGCCTGGCGGCGATGGGCATTGACACCGGACAGTCCGCCAGCCAGATCTGCCCGGTGATGATCGGTTCGGCGGCGCGGGCGCTGACGGTCAGCGCAGGCCTCATGGAGCGAGGGTTCTTTGTCGTGGCCATCCGCCCCCCCACCGTTCCGCGCGGGACCAGCCGC